Sequence from the Thermostichus vulcanus str. 'Rupite' genome:
TCTGTAGGAGTTTGACCGATGGAAGATCTATCTCAACCAAGCACAACCTCTAGCAAGCGGCGGTCTTGGCTCAAGCTTGCTGTTAGCGTGGGTGTGGCTATTGTTGTCTTTTGGGTGGCACGTCAATTGGGAGTGTTTGGAGCTGTGCAGAGCTTTTTTACCGATGCTCTAGCCTGGATCGAAGGATTGGGGCCACTGGGGCCGATCATCTTCATTGGCATCTACATTGTGGCAACGGTGCTGTTTCTACCGGCTTCGGTGTTGACCTTGGGAGCAGGGGCCGTGTTCGGGGTGCTGGCTGGGGCTGTGTATGTGGTGATCGGGGCAACGATCGGGGCGAATTTGGCCTTTTTGATCGGACGCTACTTGGCGCGGGAACGGGTGGCCAAGTGGATTGCTGGCAATGCGAAGTTTGCGGCTATTGATCGGGCAGTGGGGCGTGAGGGATGGAAAATGGTCGGGTTGATTCGTTTGTCGCCGGCCTTTCCCTTTAATGTGCTCAACTATGCCCTTGGTCTGACCCAAGTTTCTTTTTTGGATAATGTGGTGGGCACGGCGGGGATTGTACCGGGCACGTTTATGTACGTGTACATTGGCTCGTTGGCGGGATCCCTGGCCAATATGGGCAGTTCCCAGTTGGATCCGCAAGTACAAGCTGCCCAATGGGTGATTCGCATCCTTGGGTTGATCGCGACCGTCGCCGTGACGGTTTATGTCACTCGCATTGCCCGCCAAGCCTTACAAGAGGTGGTGGAGCCTGCGTGAAGGGATCCCACCGACCCACACCTGCTGAGAGATTCTGGAGATCGGGTGTCACAGGGCCAGGGGAATGAGAAAATAAAGCACCTGTCCACCTTTTTTCACCATGAGCTTCGATTACGACCTGATCATCATTGGCGCGGGCGTTGGCGGACATGGCGCGGCCCTCCATGCTGTCGAATGCGGCCTGAAAACGGCCATTATCGAATCCGCAGAACTGGGGGGAACCTGCATCAATCGCGGCTGTATCCCGTCCAAAGCTCTGTTGGCGGTAGCCGGTCGCTTGCGAGAACTGCAACACAGTGCTGAACTGGGCATTCAGGTGGGATCCATCCAATTTGACCGGGGGGCAATTGCAGCCCATGCGGCAAGGGTGGTGGAGAAAATCCGCTCTGATATGACCCGCTCCCTCGAGAAATTGGGCGTAACGATCTTGCGGGGACAGGGCAAGTTGCTCTCCGGCCAAACGGTTGAGGTGCAAGGAGCAAGTGGATCCCAAACCTACACCGCCCAAAATGTGATCATCGCCACCGGCTCCCAGCCCTTTATCCCCCCTGGCATTCAAACCGACGGCAAGACCGTCTTTACCAGTGATGAAGCGGTGCGGCTGGAGTGGATCCCGGCCAAGCTGGCAATCATCGGCAGTGGCTACATCGGCCAGGAATTTGCGGATGTCTATACTGCCCTTGGATCGGAGGTGATCCTAATCGAGGCGCTAGATACCCTGATGCCGGCATTTGACCCAGACATTGCTCGTCTAGCACAACGGGTGCTGATCAAACCCCGCCCCATTCAAACACGGGTAGGGGTGCTGGCCAAGCAGGTGATCCCTGGCAAGCCGGTGACCCTGCACCTGTCTACTGGGGAAACCCTTGCTGTGGACGGCTGTTTGGTGGCTGCCGGACGGATCCCGGTGGCGCGCGAGTTGGGGTTGGCGGAGTTGGGGATCGATATTGGTAAACGGGGCTTTATTCCCGTTGATAGTCGCATGGCCACGGACTTACCCCACCTGTGGGCGATTGGCGATGTTACGGGCAAGATGATGCTGGCCCATACGGCAGCGGCTCAGGGGATTGTAGCAGTAGAAAACATCTGTGGCCGCACCACCTACATGGATTACTTGAGCATTCCGGCGGCGGTGTTTACCCACCCGGAAATGGGATTTGTCGGGTTGACGGAACCCCAAGCTAAAGAGGAGGGCTACAGCGTTGGCACCGTGCGCACCTATTTTGGCGGTAATTCCAAAGCCATTGCCTCCGGAGAAACCGACGGTATGGTGAAGCTGGTCTTCGATAAGGCCACCGGACAGCTACTGGGATCCCATATTTTTGGCGCCCATGCGGCCGATTTAATTCACGAAGCCGCTCAAGCGATTGCCCGCCGAGCCAGTGTCCAAGAGTTGGCCACCTTGGTGCATGTCCACCCCACCCTGGCGGAAACCCTGGACGAAGCCTACAAGCGGGCGGCCCACAGTTTGGTTAACTCCTCGGTTGAATCTTAGGCCGGATCTCAGCCGGATCTAGCCCGATCTAGTAACCCAATCTAAACAGTGACCTAGGTTATCCCACTGCCTGGCACAGGGTTTCCAGCATCGCCTGTTCCTGGAAAGCCAGCTCCTGAATCGCCTGTTGATACACCTGGGCGGGAGAGGATCCCTGGTTGACCTGTTGCAACCAGCGCTGGGCCTCGTTGCCCTGTTTCAGCAGCGTCTGGAGCGGAGCCAAAAAGCAACCAAACCCCTGCGGTTGACCGATGCGCCAAGCCTCTGTGAGCAGCTCTTCGATCCACTCTTGCGCCACCCGTTCGCGGCCCTTTTGCCAGTCGATCAGGGTTGCGTGTAGAGAGTGTCGGGCAGCGGCTTGCTCATTCTGATCACAAAGAGTCTCCAGTTCCATCGGAGTAAATGCGCCCCGCAAGGGATCCAATGCCTCCGGATCTGCCAGCAACTGCAACAGTCGTGCCTCGATCAACGCCGTAATCGCCAGGATCATCACTGGATCCCCCACCAAATCACAGATGCGCAGCTCCGCCCGGTTCAGGTGATAGGGGCGTTCCGGGCCATTGGGGCGCACAGCAGCCCAGAGGTGACGGACATTCTGCATGGTGCCCAGGGCCAACTGCTCCTGCATCCAGGTAATGTAATGGGCGTGATCTCGAAAGAGGGGTACCTGGGCCGGGGTCTTGGGAAACACCTGCCAGCGACTGGAATGGGATCCCGTCACTTGCCCATCCAGAAACGGGGAGGAAGCACTCAGGGCTAGATAGAGGGGAGCCTCCACCCGCAACAGACGACAGGCGCGGAAGATGGACTCGGTATCTGGCAAGCCGACATTGATGTGAATGCTGGCGGTGACCACCTGGGTGCCGTAGGTGCGCTCGATATAGTCGTGGTAGGGGTTGTCCGGATCGGAACGCTCGAAGTGGTCAGCACCTCCCAAAGCCAAGGTGCTTCCCGGCAACAGGGTGTAGGGGCCAAGGCTGCACAAAAATTGCCGTAACTGCGCCCGCGGCTGCAACAAGGCACAGATTAAATCTTCGTAGCGACGCAGAGGAGGGGTAATATACTCAACATTACGCCGATCCGGTTCCCGCACAAACCCCGGCAGGGCCTGGCAGATCCGATCCGACAAGCCCACCACTTCCCCGGTGGCAGTACCAGTGTACATTTCCACCTCAAAGCCCTTGGTCAGTAGCACAGGCAAGCCTCCAGCCGCAGCCTCAACAGTGTAACCTTTCTCCTCTTCCTTATTTTTGTGTGATTTTGTGGGGGATCCCGGTTCGTGTGATTTATGTCTGCCTTTAGAGACCCCCCAGCCACAGGGATCCCCTCTGTATGATCAACACATGATTGCCCATGGATGATCACCTCAACCGTTCCACAGCCATCTTAGGGATCCCCGGTGTACTTCAGCGTTATCATTCCTACCTACAACCGCCGCCCCATCCTGGAGCACTGTTTGCGGGCTTTAGCCCAGCAGCAGCCCGGCCCTTACCTCGGCTATGAAGTGGTGGTGGTGGATGACGGCTCTAGCGATGGCACCGTGGAATGGCTGCAAACAAACCCAGTTGGGTTACCCAACCTCAAGCTACTGTGTCAAGAGCACCGAGGCCCTGCTGCCGCCCGTAACCTCGGGTTCCGCCATGCTCAGGGATCCGTGATCATCTTCATCGATAGCGACCTGGTGGTGGTAGAGCATTTCTTGGCCAGCCATGCCCAGATGTTGCAGCAGCAAGGGGTGACGGGGGATCCCAACCATGCCCATGAGGGGAAGGTATTTACCTACGGGCGGGTGATCAACACCAGCAATTTTCAGGATCCCCGTTCTGAGCCCTTCAAACCGACAGATTTCTCGGCAGCCTTTTTTGCCACTGGCAACGTCGCCATTGCCCGTCATTGGTTGCAGTTGGCGGCAGAGACCTCAGCCGGCCCTTTTGACGAACGCTTTCAACTGTACGGCTGGGAGGATCTGGAGTTGGGGGTACGCCTGAAACGCTTGGGCCTGAAGCTGGTGAAATGTCCACAGGCGGCGGGCTATCACTGGCACCCCCCTTTTGAGCTGAAGCAGATCCCTAGCTTGATCGAGCGGGAACGGCAACGGGGCCGCATGGGGATCCTCTTTTACCAAAAACACCCCACTTGGGAAGTGCGCCTGATGATCCAGATGACCCCTCTGCACCAACTGCTCTGGGGGGTGTTGTCGCTGGGGGGATGGCTCAACGAAAAACGGGTAGAACCCTTGCTACGCTGGCTGATCGAGCAGGGTCGCCCGCAACTGGCCCTGGAGCTGTGCCGGGTGTTTTTCTTGAATTGGTACAACGTGCTGGCGGTGTATGAAGGCTACAGAGAAATGAAGGAGCGAAACAACGGGATCCACTCCGCTTGAGCTGCCAACAGAGTGGGATAAGTTAGGTGGCCATAGTCTTGGCCAGGGATCAACGGTTGGCTCAGCTCAGGATCTTCAGGACTGAGAGGTTCCCAGACGGCACCTGCCCCCTTGACAATCGCCCACACCGCCGCAACATCCCAAATTTTCGGGGATCGCTCCACCGCTCCCAAAAGGGTGCCGCAAGCCACCGACAGCATATTGTAGGCAGCCCCTCCCAGCATGCGTGCTTTACAGGGAAATTGTGGGCTGATCCAATGGCTGCTACGGGAGCAAAAATTGAACAATTGGTTGGGGCCGGGGTGGGCCTTGCTGGGACGAATTGGTTGGGGATGGACGGGATCCTGGTCGTGGCGGGTGAGAAACGCGGCTGGCCCCGGATCGATGTCGGACTGGGGGTAGTAGCCATGAAAGGTTTGGCGGATCGGCGGCAAATGCACACAGCCGAACACCGGTAAACCGTGGTGCAACAACGCCAGAGAACTGCCCCAAATCGGGATCCCGCGAGCAAAATTGGTGGTGCCATCCAGGGGATCCACCACCCAACACCACTCGGTCTCCGGGAAGATGTGGTTCGCTTCCTCGCTCAGGTAGCCATGCCCCGGAAAAGTCGCGGCAATCGCCTTCTGAAAGGCGTGATCCGCCCATTCATCGGAGGGAGTTACCAAGCTCCCATCCGCTTTTTCACTGGGTTGAGCCTGACCAAAATCCGCCAACAGCTGGGATCCCACAGTGGCCGTGATCTGCAAGGCAAATTCGGTGACCTCAAGCCAGAAGGGAGATAAAGCTGGCGGGGCGGTTGCAGAAGGAGAGTTCATGCCCCAATCCTAACTCTTTCAAGGACACAAGCATTGTTGCGGGAAACCCGCACAAGGGTTGTAAGCTGACTAGAACTAGAATCGTAGTTGAGCTATCAACGGCTAGCCGCCCTCCTTCATGAACCAACGCCTGATTGGGCAACTGATTGGCAACCGCTACCGACTGACCTACCACGTCAGCGAAGGGGGCTATGGCAATGTGTTCAAAGCTGTGGATACCCAACTGGATGATGAGCTGGTGGCTGTGAAGTTGTTGCGCCCGCCTCCACCCGATATGGGCCCGGAGTATTACCAGCAACTCCAGCAACGCTTCATGGATGAAGCCCGGGTGAGTGCTTTGTTGGGGGAACATCCCAACATTGTGCAGGTACGCTCCTATGGAATGTATCAAAACCAGCCTTATCTGGTGATGGAGTACTTGAATGCCAAACCTTACACTGG
This genomic interval carries:
- a CDS encoding TVP38/TMEM64 family protein produces the protein MEDLSQPSTTSSKRRSWLKLAVSVGVAIVVFWVARQLGVFGAVQSFFTDALAWIEGLGPLGPIIFIGIYIVATVLFLPASVLTLGAGAVFGVLAGAVYVVIGATIGANLAFLIGRYLARERVAKWIAGNAKFAAIDRAVGREGWKMVGLIRLSPAFPFNVLNYALGLTQVSFLDNVVGTAGIVPGTFMYVYIGSLAGSLANMGSSQLDPQVQAAQWVIRILGLIATVAVTVYVTRIARQALQEVVEPA
- the lpdA gene encoding dihydrolipoyl dehydrogenase; its protein translation is MSFDYDLIIIGAGVGGHGAALHAVECGLKTAIIESAELGGTCINRGCIPSKALLAVAGRLRELQHSAELGIQVGSIQFDRGAIAAHAARVVEKIRSDMTRSLEKLGVTILRGQGKLLSGQTVEVQGASGSQTYTAQNVIIATGSQPFIPPGIQTDGKTVFTSDEAVRLEWIPAKLAIIGSGYIGQEFADVYTALGSEVILIEALDTLMPAFDPDIARLAQRVLIKPRPIQTRVGVLAKQVIPGKPVTLHLSTGETLAVDGCLVAAGRIPVARELGLAELGIDIGKRGFIPVDSRMATDLPHLWAIGDVTGKMMLAHTAAAQGIVAVENICGRTTYMDYLSIPAAVFTHPEMGFVGLTEPQAKEEGYSVGTVRTYFGGNSKAIASGETDGMVKLVFDKATGQLLGSHIFGAHAADLIHEAAQAIARRASVQELATLVHVHPTLAETLDEAYKRAAHSLVNSSVES
- the gshA gene encoding glutamate--cysteine ligase codes for the protein MLLTKGFEVEMYTGTATGEVVGLSDRICQALPGFVREPDRRNVEYITPPLRRYEDLICALLQPRAQLRQFLCSLGPYTLLPGSTLALGGADHFERSDPDNPYHDYIERTYGTQVVTASIHINVGLPDTESIFRACRLLRVEAPLYLALSASSPFLDGQVTGSHSSRWQVFPKTPAQVPLFRDHAHYITWMQEQLALGTMQNVRHLWAAVRPNGPERPYHLNRAELRICDLVGDPVMILAITALIEARLLQLLADPEALDPLRGAFTPMELETLCDQNEQAAARHSLHATLIDWQKGRERVAQEWIEELLTEAWRIGQPQGFGCFLAPLQTLLKQGNEAQRWLQQVNQGSSPAQVYQQAIQELAFQEQAMLETLCQAVG
- a CDS encoding glycosyltransferase family 2 protein — encoded protein: MYFSVIIPTYNRRPILEHCLRALAQQQPGPYLGYEVVVVDDGSSDGTVEWLQTNPVGLPNLKLLCQEHRGPAAARNLGFRHAQGSVIIFIDSDLVVVEHFLASHAQMLQQQGVTGDPNHAHEGKVFTYGRVINTSNFQDPRSEPFKPTDFSAAFFATGNVAIARHWLQLAAETSAGPFDERFQLYGWEDLELGVRLKRLGLKLVKCPQAAGYHWHPPFELKQIPSLIERERQRGRMGILFYQKHPTWEVRLMIQMTPLHQLLWGVLSLGGWLNEKRVEPLLRWLIEQGRPQLALELCRVFFLNWYNVLAVYEGYREMKERNNGIHSA
- a CDS encoding inositol monophosphatase family protein, giving the protein MNSPSATAPPALSPFWLEVTEFALQITATVGSQLLADFGQAQPSEKADGSLVTPSDEWADHAFQKAIAATFPGHGYLSEEANHIFPETEWCWVVDPLDGTTNFARGIPIWGSSLALLHHGLPVFGCVHLPPIRQTFHGYYPQSDIDPGPAAFLTRHDQDPVHPQPIRPSKAHPGPNQLFNFCSRSSHWISPQFPCKARMLGGAAYNMLSVACGTLLGAVERSPKIWDVAAVWAIVKGAGAVWEPLSPEDPELSQPLIPGQDYGHLTYPTLLAAQAEWIPLFRSFISL